A stretch of Gadus chalcogrammus isolate NIFS_2021 chromosome 9, NIFS_Gcha_1.0, whole genome shotgun sequence DNA encodes these proteins:
- the LOC130389549 gene encoding uncharacterized protein LOC130389549 isoform X2, giving the protein MIPPTVTSTAAQVSIKDRFQAQIMPPTVRIEETREKPEVQSCNMTPGSSACEVHCVRGQSGTSSAKEGIGEVGVQHQEVSSPVFSADLASETESRSGSQSSRAAPNDSACEVHCVSGQSGTSSAEGVVEVGVQHQEVSSPVFSADLASDDQGNSACVTSGSPHLPDSVTQGFRVSSRRCTKRPWSGEEIQAVMKHLRPFVENGVTATSGQCLQCKEKEHPILETRSIQNIRDFVRNRGLAFKRHSNSKR; this is encoded by the exons ATG ATTCCCCCTACTGTTACAAGCACTGCTGCCCAAGTGTCTATCAAAGACCGTTTCCAAGCCCAAATCATGCCACCCACAGTCCGTATTGAAG AGACCAGAGAAAAACCAGAAGTCCAGTCCTGCAATATGACACCAGGCAGCTCTGCTTGTGAG GTGCACTGTGTGAGAGGTCAAAGTGGCACTTCTTCTGCGAAAGAGGGGATTGGAGAAGTTGGTGTCCAGCACCAGGAGGTGTCATCCCCTGTGTTCTCAGCAGACCTTGCCAGTG AGACCGAATCAAGATCAGGGTCTCAATCATCCAGAGCTGCGCCAAATGACTCTGCTTGTGAG GTGCACTGTGTCAGTGGTCAAAGTGGCACTTCTTCTGCGGAGGGGGTTGTAGAAGTTGGTGTCCAGCACCAGGAGGTGTCATCCCCTGTGTTCTCAGCAGACCTTGCCAGTG atgACCAGGGGAACTCTGCCTGTGTAACTTCTGGTTCACCTCATCTCCCTGACTCAGTTACTCAAG GTTTCCGTGTTTCATCAAGGCGGTGTACGAAGAGACCATGGTCTGGTGAGGAGATACAAGCCGTGATGAAACATCTGAGGCCTTTTGTTGAAAACGGTGTCACTGCCACCAGTGGGCAGTGCCTGCAGTGCAAGGAAAAGGAACACCCTATCTTGGAGACAAGATCCATTCAAAACATTCGAGATTTTGTACGCAACAGAGGCTTGGCCTTTAAAAGGCATTCAAATTCTAAACGCTAA
- the LOC130389549 gene encoding uncharacterized protein LOC130389549 isoform X4, which yields MIPPTVTSTAAQVSIKDRFQAQIMPPTVRIEETREKPEVQSCNMTPGSSACEVHCVRGQSGTSSAKEGIGEVGVQHQEVSSPVFSADLASETESRSGSQSSRAAPNDSACEVHCVSGQSGTSSAEGVVEVGVQHQEVSSPVFSADLASGFRVSSRRCTKRPWSGEEIQAVMKHLRPFVENGVTATSGQCLQCKEKEHPILETRSIQNIRDFVRNRGLAFKRHSNSKR from the exons ATG ATTCCCCCTACTGTTACAAGCACTGCTGCCCAAGTGTCTATCAAAGACCGTTTCCAAGCCCAAATCATGCCACCCACAGTCCGTATTGAAG AGACCAGAGAAAAACCAGAAGTCCAGTCCTGCAATATGACACCAGGCAGCTCTGCTTGTGAG GTGCACTGTGTGAGAGGTCAAAGTGGCACTTCTTCTGCGAAAGAGGGGATTGGAGAAGTTGGTGTCCAGCACCAGGAGGTGTCATCCCCTGTGTTCTCAGCAGACCTTGCCAGTG AGACCGAATCAAGATCAGGGTCTCAATCATCCAGAGCTGCGCCAAATGACTCTGCTTGTGAG GTGCACTGTGTCAGTGGTCAAAGTGGCACTTCTTCTGCGGAGGGGGTTGTAGAAGTTGGTGTCCAGCACCAGGAGGTGTCATCCCCTGTGTTCTCAGCAGACCTTGCCAGTG GTTTCCGTGTTTCATCAAGGCGGTGTACGAAGAGACCATGGTCTGGTGAGGAGATACAAGCCGTGATGAAACATCTGAGGCCTTTTGTTGAAAACGGTGTCACTGCCACCAGTGGGCAGTGCCTGCAGTGCAAGGAAAAGGAACACCCTATCTTGGAGACAAGATCCATTCAAAACATTCGAGATTTTGTACGCAACAGAGGCTTGGCCTTTAAAAGGCATTCAAATTCTAAACGCTAA
- the LOC130389549 gene encoding uncharacterized protein LOC130389549 isoform X1 has translation MIPPTVTSTAAQVSIKDRFQAQIMPPTVRIEETREKPEVQSCNMTPGSSACEVHCVRGQSGTSSAKEGIGEVGVQHQEVSSPVFSADLASETESRSGSQSSRAAPNDSACEVHCVSGQSGTSSAEGVVEVGVQHQEVSSPVFSADLASDDQGNSACVTSGSPHLPDSVTQDDQGNSACVTSGSPHLPDSVTQGFRVSSRRCTKRPWSGEEIQAVMKHLRPFVENGVTATSGQCLQCKEKEHPILETRSIQNIRDFVRNRGLAFKRHSNSKR, from the exons ATG ATTCCCCCTACTGTTACAAGCACTGCTGCCCAAGTGTCTATCAAAGACCGTTTCCAAGCCCAAATCATGCCACCCACAGTCCGTATTGAAG AGACCAGAGAAAAACCAGAAGTCCAGTCCTGCAATATGACACCAGGCAGCTCTGCTTGTGAG GTGCACTGTGTGAGAGGTCAAAGTGGCACTTCTTCTGCGAAAGAGGGGATTGGAGAAGTTGGTGTCCAGCACCAGGAGGTGTCATCCCCTGTGTTCTCAGCAGACCTTGCCAGTG AGACCGAATCAAGATCAGGGTCTCAATCATCCAGAGCTGCGCCAAATGACTCTGCTTGTGAG GTGCACTGTGTCAGTGGTCAAAGTGGCACTTCTTCTGCGGAGGGGGTTGTAGAAGTTGGTGTCCAGCACCAGGAGGTGTCATCCCCTGTGTTCTCAGCAGACCTTGCCAGTG ATGACCAGGGGAATTCTGCCTGTGTAACTTCTGGGTCACCTCATCTCCCTGACTCAGTTACTCAAG atgACCAGGGGAACTCTGCCTGTGTAACTTCTGGTTCACCTCATCTCCCTGACTCAGTTACTCAAG GTTTCCGTGTTTCATCAAGGCGGTGTACGAAGAGACCATGGTCTGGTGAGGAGATACAAGCCGTGATGAAACATCTGAGGCCTTTTGTTGAAAACGGTGTCACTGCCACCAGTGGGCAGTGCCTGCAGTGCAAGGAAAAGGAACACCCTATCTTGGAGACAAGATCCATTCAAAACATTCGAGATTTTGTACGCAACAGAGGCTTGGCCTTTAAAAGGCATTCAAATTCTAAACGCTAA
- the LOC130389549 gene encoding uncharacterized protein LOC130389549 isoform X3: MPPTVRIEETREKPEVQSCNMTPGSSACEVHCVRGQSGTSSAKEGIGEVGVQHQEVSSPVFSADLASETESRSGSQSSRAAPNDSACEVHCVSGQSGTSSAEGVVEVGVQHQEVSSPVFSADLASDDQGNSACVTSGSPHLPDSVTQDDQGNSACVTSGSPHLPDSVTQGFRVSSRRCTKRPWSGEEIQAVMKHLRPFVENGVTATSGQCLQCKEKEHPILETRSIQNIRDFVRNRGLAFKRHSNSKR; this comes from the exons ATGCCACCCACAGTCCGTATTGAAG AGACCAGAGAAAAACCAGAAGTCCAGTCCTGCAATATGACACCAGGCAGCTCTGCTTGTGAG GTGCACTGTGTGAGAGGTCAAAGTGGCACTTCTTCTGCGAAAGAGGGGATTGGAGAAGTTGGTGTCCAGCACCAGGAGGTGTCATCCCCTGTGTTCTCAGCAGACCTTGCCAGTG AGACCGAATCAAGATCAGGGTCTCAATCATCCAGAGCTGCGCCAAATGACTCTGCTTGTGAG GTGCACTGTGTCAGTGGTCAAAGTGGCACTTCTTCTGCGGAGGGGGTTGTAGAAGTTGGTGTCCAGCACCAGGAGGTGTCATCCCCTGTGTTCTCAGCAGACCTTGCCAGTG ATGACCAGGGGAATTCTGCCTGTGTAACTTCTGGGTCACCTCATCTCCCTGACTCAGTTACTCAAG atgACCAGGGGAACTCTGCCTGTGTAACTTCTGGTTCACCTCATCTCCCTGACTCAGTTACTCAAG GTTTCCGTGTTTCATCAAGGCGGTGTACGAAGAGACCATGGTCTGGTGAGGAGATACAAGCCGTGATGAAACATCTGAGGCCTTTTGTTGAAAACGGTGTCACTGCCACCAGTGGGCAGTGCCTGCAGTGCAAGGAAAAGGAACACCCTATCTTGGAGACAAGATCCATTCAAAACATTCGAGATTTTGTACGCAACAGAGGCTTGGCCTTTAAAAGGCATTCAAATTCTAAACGCTAA